One stretch of Rosistilla oblonga DNA includes these proteins:
- a CDS encoding nucleoporin, whose amino-acid sequence MNRRIRRQLSVMIVTTLTVIMAVPPYAIAGCFAPKAANCCCPCPASCAPVYCAPSCQPAPVVSRSVSCAPAIVSSPSCGGSVAAPAGSSELPTYPADNCPICKTGSYGSHAATEEQEVLIIPPAAVEAEDAPPAPEAVVEAEAAEEKEEQSIQPATALEPMPAEPMPAPEPVNPEPMPTETPNPFKEQEPEPAPAEPTPAEPAPAEPTPAEAAPAEPAPAEPTPAEPAPAEPTPTPAEPTPAPAEPTPAEPAPAEDDPFGAAPAEPMKEAPADPKPAADDPFDAPVEPAPAPADDPFGAAPAEPAPTADPKPAADDPFGAPAEPAPAPADDPFGAAPAEPAPAADPKPAADDPFGAPVEPAPAPADDPFGAAPAEPMTDAPADDLFDAPAPAADPKPAADDPFGAPVEPAPAPADDPFGAAPAEPMTDAPADDLFDAPAPAADPKPAADDPFGAPVEPAPAPADDPFGAAPAEPMTDAPADDLFDAPAPAADDPFGGPAEPAPAADDPFGAAPAEPATDAPADDLFDAPAEPAPAAADDLFSAPATDAPADAPAATDDLFGTPPAAEPAATDDLFGTPPAAEPAAADDLFGTPPAADAAPADEAKPAEDFDDLFGEPKPAEEEKEAADDPFGDLSMRVWKDNTSTFETKGRLIVIGTDFVKLMKTNGRTCTVPMRRLSPVDADYVGQIAKSINAPVVRLVSN is encoded by the coding sequence ATGAACCGACGAATTCGCCGTCAGTTGAGCGTGATGATCGTCACGACGCTGACCGTTATCATGGCCGTGCCACCGTATGCGATTGCCGGTTGCTTTGCACCCAAGGCAGCCAATTGCTGCTGCCCGTGCCCCGCCTCGTGTGCTCCCGTCTACTGCGCCCCGAGCTGCCAGCCGGCACCGGTCGTATCGCGATCGGTCAGCTGTGCTCCAGCGATCGTTTCGTCGCCATCGTGCGGTGGTAGCGTCGCCGCACCCGCTGGTTCGTCGGAACTTCCGACCTACCCCGCTGACAACTGCCCGATCTGCAAGACCGGATCTTACGGCAGCCACGCCGCGACGGAAGAACAAGAAGTTCTGATCATTCCTCCTGCGGCAGTCGAGGCCGAAGACGCACCTCCCGCTCCCGAAGCGGTTGTCGAAGCAGAGGCGGCTGAGGAGAAGGAAGAGCAGTCGATCCAACCCGCGACTGCATTGGAACCGATGCCAGCGGAACCGATGCCTGCACCGGAACCCGTCAATCCCGAGCCGATGCCGACGGAAACTCCGAATCCTTTTAAGGAACAGGAACCCGAGCCAGCTCCCGCGGAGCCGACTCCTGCTGAACCAGCACCTGCAGAGCCGACTCCGGCCGAAGCAGCACCTGCTGAGCCAGCACCAGCCGAACCAACTCCCGCTGAGCCCGCTCCTGCCGAGCCAACACCAACTCCTGCCGAGCCGACACCAGCTCCAGCTGAACCAACACCAGCCGAGCCAGCTCCTGCAGAAGATGATCCCTTCGGTGCGGCTCCTGCCGAACCGATGAAAGAAGCTCCTGCGGATCCGAAGCCTGCGGCGGATGATCCGTTTGACGCTCCAGTAGAACCAGCTCCGGCTCCTGCCGACGATCCCTTTGGTGCGGCTCCAGCCGAGCCAGCTCCCACGGCCGATCCGAAGCCAGCAGCGGACGATCCGTTTGGTGCTCCCGCTGAACCAGCGCCCGCTCCTGCTGACGATCCCTTTGGTGCGGCTCCAGCCGAACCGGCTCCCGCAGCCGATCCGAAGCCAGCAGCCGACGATCCGTTTGGTGCTCCAGTTGAACCAGCTCCCGCGCCAGCAGACGATCCCTTTGGTGCGGCTCCCGCCGAACCGATGACGGATGCTCCTGCGGACGACCTGTTCGACGCTCCAGCTCCCGCAGCCGATCCGAAGCCAGCAGCCGACGATCCGTTTGGTGCTCCAGTTGAACCAGCTCCCGCTCCAGCAGACGACCCCTTTGGTGCGGCTCCCGCCGAACCGATGACGGATGCTCCCGCGGACGACCTGTTCGACGCTCCAGCTCCTGCAGCTGATCCGAAGCCAGCAGCCGACGATCCGTTTGGTGCTCCTGTTGAACCAGCTCCCGCGCCTGCAGACGATCCCTTTGGTGCGGCTCCGGCTGAACCGATGACGGATGCTCCCGCGGACGACCTGTTCGACGCTCCAGCTCCAGCAGCCGACGATCCGTTTGGTGGTCCCGCTGAACCTGCTCCTGCAGCTGACGATCCTTTCGGTGCGGCTCCCGCCGAACCGGCGACCGACGCTCCCGCTGACGATCTGTTCGACGCTCCAGCCGAACCAGCTCCTGCGGCTGCCGACGATCTGTTTAGCGCTCCAGCCACGGACGCACCTGCCGACGCTCCAGCGGCTACCGACGATCTGTTCGGTACGCCTCCTGCAGCCGAACCAGCGGCTACCGACGACTTGTTTGGAACGCCGCCCGCGGCCGAACCCGCAGCAGCTGACGACTTGTTCGGAACACCTCCCGCGGCCGACGCGGCTCCTGCAGACGAAGCAAAACCGGCTGAAGACTTCGACGATCTGTTTGGCGAACCGAAGCCAGCAGAGGAGGAGAAGGAAGCGGCGGACGATCCGTTTGGCGATCTTTCCATGCGAGTTTGGAAGGACAACACCAGCACCTTCGAAACCAAGGGACGTTTGATCGTGATCGGAACCGATTTCGTCAAGCTGATGAAGACCAATGGTCGCACCTGCACCGTCCCAATGCGACGGCTCAGCCCAGTCGACGCCGACTACGTAGGCCAGATCGCCAAGTCGATCAACGCACCGGTTGTCCGCTTGGTCAGCAATTAA